In the genome of Bradyrhizobium sp. CIAT3101, one region contains:
- a CDS encoding metallophosphoesterase family protein gives MKFAAIADIHGNCPALEAVLADIAALGISEIVNLGDHVSGPLEAARTADLLMERGFPSVQGDQDRILVDLWRAGTSARSDFRQLERRHFDWMAGMPPTLVYRQDVFLCHAAPKDDAAFWLDRVAADGSVRASPIDMIEAGADGIDAELILCGHTHIPRVIRLRDGRMIVNPGSVGLPGYDGRAPVPYVVEVGTPHACYAILERARAGWSATIRYVPYDSTAMAELARSKGMPIWASAIANGWVER, from the coding sequence ATGAAGTTTGCCGCGATCGCGGATATCCACGGAAACTGCCCGGCGCTTGAAGCCGTGCTCGCTGATATCGCCGCGCTTGGCATCAGCGAGATCGTCAATCTCGGTGATCACGTCAGCGGCCCGCTCGAGGCGGCTCGGACGGCGGATCTGCTGATGGAGCGGGGCTTTCCCTCGGTGCAGGGCGACCAGGATCGTATCCTCGTCGATCTATGGCGGGCCGGAACATCGGCCAGGAGCGATTTCCGGCAGCTGGAGCGCAGGCATTTCGACTGGATGGCCGGCATGCCGCCAACGCTCGTCTATCGACAGGACGTGTTCCTCTGCCATGCAGCCCCGAAGGATGACGCCGCCTTCTGGCTCGATCGCGTCGCCGCCGACGGCAGCGTCCGCGCCAGCCCGATCGACATGATCGAGGCCGGCGCTGACGGCATCGACGCAGAACTCATTCTCTGCGGGCATACGCACATCCCGCGCGTGATCCGCCTGAGGGACGGACGAATGATCGTCAATCCCGGCAGCGTTGGATTGCCCGGTTATGATGGACGAGCGCCGGTTCCCTATGTGGTCGAGGTGGGTACGCCTCACGCCTGCTACGCCATTCTCGAACGCGCCCGCGCGGGCTGGTCCGCCACGATCCGGTACGTGCCCTACGACAGCACGGCCATGGCTGAACTCGCCCGCAGCAAAGGCATGCCGATCTGGGCCAGTGCGATTGCCAATGGTTGGGTCGAACGGTGA